GCTTCAGTAGCAAAGAATGGTGAGTTCAGGAAGAGTCGATCGGCAAGTATGGAAACATTCAGGTAAACTTATGATAAACGAGGAAAGGCAATCGTTATTTGTTTATCCTTTTCCACTTATACTGTTCTTACTGGACGGGTCCGCAGATAACAATAGAGTTATTCCTTTGTCTGCCAAGTGTGTGGTTCTGCTTATCATACCAACATACCATCGTTTGTGACATACTCAATAGAAAGGAAACTGCTCGCGAATTGTTggtatttcaataataatttcgGTCTATAGAACCTTACATGTTTCAAATTGTCATTTACAATGCTAATTACTTTTTATTATCTAGACTACCGGAAGACTTAATTAATGATAGAATATTCAAACGACTGGCACTAGGTTATTTCTATTCCACGAACAACAACTCAGTGAAAATTTCGCCTAACTGGTGAAGTTTGTCGTTGATTTAACCCTTCCACTATcatactttgttctttgttCCAACGCTATCGTTTTCAATCGATTGGTTGAACGTGAACTGGAGTGAAACAGTCTAGACAGGAAAGCTATACGGGCTTATGGTAAAATATCTTCTGTCAGGGCCGGGCTCTATGTAGAATGCGTCTTAGATAGATATATTCGGGACTCAAAACATTTTTACGATGCTGTTTGGTCCGCCTCTTGTGAGGCGCATGAACTAAAGTTTTGACAAACTAacgtttttgaaaataaaaaatcctAAATTTTCGATATCACAgggatagtggccattttgaatttcacgagTCGGTAATAGTGGGTTGTTCCTCTGGTatgaaattttgcacggtgaccacgCTCCCACCCGCCAAGCTATtcctattcttgatttcgaaagggaaagGTTTTGAGTTTTCCcgcggaaagtttgagcaaaagcttaaatatttcactttcagaGCGCGAACTACTTTTACTGTAACTTTCTATGTATTTTCCGGTACTTTTGTCCCGGCCGTAAACTAGTTTCTAGTTCCAATCTAAAGCATGTCGAATTGCAGCTTCTTCAATGTGCCTGGTTGGACAGTGTTTTCGGACATCGGAGTTTTACTCCGCATTAAATTTATTCTCCGACAATCAGATTCCAAGTAACGTTGTAACCAGTAAGAATACGTTGACAAAGCTACTGCCTTGTGCTTTTTTCACAAGAGGATCGGAAAAAACCAAAATATAGCAAAAAATTACACCATTTCCATTACGCGCCTCGCAAgaggaaaacttaaatttttgctcaaactttcctcgatgaaacttccaaccattctcttaccaaatcaacaataaaaatcaggggccaaTATCGAAAGTTTGGAATTCgagaagcaaattacctatcatttagggatatttgaaatccaaatggctgccatctctgtgttaactctatggaaaaacaTACGTTTTCCGTTTTTGAAATACTAAGACGGTCAAAATGTTTCTCACACCAAGAGcgtcaaaatgagcccaaacaagtgataaatcagaaaataagtgtacaaatttgagagtccgaaaatTTGTCCCCTAAGCGTTTTCTAATGAAAGCTGAGATTTtaaccattttttttaaattctcgtTTCAGACGATGAAGAAGTCTATCCGCGCTTTTCTCTTCGTCTCCTTCTACACGCTATCTGTCCTGGTCGTGTATTTGATGCGTGACTCCGGCGATTGTACCAGTGGCCAACGAACAGTTGAGGGCGTCGCAGAtacccaacaacaacaacaacaacaagaaaacgtggcaagagaaaaaagaaaagaatcAAGTCCTCCCAGCCCGCCGATGttaaatgaaaatgatataaGAACAAAGGAGAATGTGGACTGCAGTGCCTTGGTTGCGGAGATAAGATCCAAAAGCAAAGAAAAGAAAGATGTATGTCATCGATTGGACAAAGCATTACGTCATTGTTACAATGATTCCACCGTCGGCCGTGAGCCGCTACCAAATTTTTACGTCTTTCAGAACGCAAGCGATCGCTCCGCCTACCGGCAGTACCGAGAATCAAACATTGCCTTCGTTCATCTGCCCAAAGCCGGTGGGACTTCTGTAGAAAAAATTCTGTCAGAAATCACCGTGAGAAGGAAACGCATAAAGAAAACTCCTGTATGGCATTGCGGTAATTTGTACAACGCGGCGTTGTCTGCCAAGGACAAGCCTACGCCAATATTTTTCTACTCCAAAAGGACTTATGGTATCCATGATTTCGTGAACCCATCACGGCCATTTGTCTACGTCACATGGTTTCGAGAACCAATAAGCAGGCTTGTTTCAACATTCCACTTTCTGAGGAAGAAGCGTTGTTTTAGCGTACATAGCCTctgcaaaaaatacatattGCCTTCAGCATCCTTGACACAGTATCTGAAACGGACAGAAAATGTCGCTGTCCAAGACATGGACAACTACTACGTGCGACTTTTACAGTTCGGTGATTTCCCGGATGTTGACGATACCTTCGAGGACTGTTGCGGCGCTGTGACGGCCAACGACGCTCACAAAATTCCAAGAATCGAAGAGAAACACTACCGGGTCGCAAAGCGCAACTTGGAAAAAATCGCGTTCATCGGGTTGATGGAGGATTTCAAGACCTCCCAGGACATGGTGTCAACTTTGTTCGGCTTGCCCGTGGCGAAGGAGGAAACACACGCAAATGCAAACCCGCACAGCAACGTCTTAACCGACTACGAACAGAGCGAGCTCAGGCGAAGAAATGTGTGGGACTTGAAACTATACGAAGATGCAAAACGAATATATCAATTACAGAAAGAAGCCTATCTAGAAATGCTGAATAACAGGAAGTAGACATTTTTCGTGTGTTCGCAATTCCTGAAATAACACTGTAAAACCTTGAATGACAGTAATTAATCCTCGAGGGGCAATGAATCAGACTGACGGATGAAAGACATTTGCATTTTCTGTGTTTATTTGTTCAagttttatgtcattattttatttgtgtGATTTGTCAACGTAGAAATAATTTCTAAGAATCAAGCGTTCTCCACGGGGCAAAACAGGCATGGCGATTCACGTAATATTGATAaggcatatttgcatattcccCCATCTGTGAAATGCATTCTTTGGTGTGATAGATTGATCGAAAAGCATTAGCCCGTCCCTCAACATCCCCTTGTGGTAGAGCCTGGAGATTGATGGGTATGGTTTAAACATTCGTACTTTTTTAATGAGCGGCCAAATTCTGAATACATCTTTTTTTCCAACTACAGAGACCAGCAAGCAATCaattgatttattaaatagcTACTGAACACTAATCTTCACATGCCTTGAATTCGTGCCCACCTAGCTCTGCACCATCTCTTTGTAGAGTTTCAAAGCAGAACCGTTCCGCACATGTAAATTGCCCGTTGCGTTTGTGCTCTCTCGGACCTATACACCCTAATACCCTGTAAGCTGGTCCGCAATCACTATTGATGACAACGGGCTCGGACGAAACCATGGTGTTTAAAGGGTGAAAAGATCATACAGGGAAGGATGAATTGTCAAGTGTTTGGCTATAGCAATAACCGTCCAGTTTGGTGATCGCCAGTAAAACAAAATGGGTTAGGGTGGATGCTAACATGTGTGCTATTTTCTTTGAGATACTGCACACTGCAGTTATATACGGAGTACGCGATATAGGCTAAAAGATCAGGGTTCCGTATTTAGAGATattccatattcaatatttgTCATCGTTATATGATGAATCAAAAACTGATCGATCATCCCTGTGTTCAAATCATTGTGTTACGTAACGGTACAGAAACCAACCGGTTAAAAAATTTAACTTGTCTTTTTTCATCAACTCGACGTCATACCATCTCAAGTCACGTCATGTAAAGTTATATTTTTCATCTGGCATATCAATTGGACATTATGCCACATCACGTCAAACTGCATATTTGTAGTACAGGATTCGAAATTGAAACGTGTTGGTCGATGAAGACCGAAAGTATTCTTGTTTGGGGTCCTTTCATGATAAACTTCAAATTTCATAATCGGCAAataaacttttctttttaaactctggtgaactttgaaatattccttTACATACGGTGCATTGTTGCTTAGAAACAAATGTCCTATACCTGGTGTTTGACAATGTTTAGGCGGGACCCTAATGAAAACATCGTGTGTAATACTTGAGTTTGAAACATGAACTGTTCTTCATATTAGTTGCAGAGAAGGATCTTCGGCTCAATCGATTTTAAAAGGCCATCAATATATATGTTACATTTCCTAAAAATTTCGTGATGCATTGTTGTAATCAAAAGGCCTCATCGACGTTTGGATTTCGCTTAGCAAAATCGCAACTGCCGTTCGtttgatataatattatacAACTTTTATGCAAAGTGTTCCCCTGGCTGTGTTTTTCCGCTTTATTTGTTGTTGCCAATCTTTAAAAGTTTGTAACCGTATTATTTAAAGTATAGGGTCATATATGTTGCATTTCAAGCATGTATAAATGATATCTTACGGCGATAAACTTctgaaaagcaaaacaaaacatttcgtTTGAAAGATTGCTAAAGTTGCATACAGCACTCAAACTGGAGAAAAATTACCATTCTTGAAGTCACGCTTCCAGTATAAACACTGTGACAAACGTTACCTTTGCGTCACTCAAGGGGTGTTAAGTTATCATGTTTAGTTATAATGACCGGCAAACTCTTCTTACAACCCCCGTCAAAATTAGCGAACCCGCCgctcattaaggtagaatgcccctcgaggacagatattaatactcaaacttttccaatataTTCTTTCAGTCTACCACTTGCGTAGGCTCGTTTGCTGCTTATGGagtaaaaaatcaagtttttcACCAGGTTAGTTTTGTGAGAATTGAGTAATTTTATTTCCCCCATacataacacagggatggcggccattttgaatgacgaatatcagtaaatattgtgtaatttgtctctctagtaccaaaattgcacggtgaccctccgATTTGTTATATTCTTGAAAGAATTTATCGACAGtttgcttgagaaaagtttgagcaaaagtttaaatctttcattttcgaggtgcgtACAAACTTAAAATAAATGACGAACCCCTTTATAATACTTTCAGATTTCATGACCCCTCCCGGCAACGCCCTAAGCGTATTTTGATACTCAAATATTTTTGGTTTCTTTGTATTATCCCTACAGTaactgcaacttttgacattttttcatcattttgtgcCATGTATCAGTAGAGTTTCTCGGTCTGCTTCCAACAGCGTTTTCAAATACCACTACTTGGTTAGTCAATGAACTGTGTCAGTGTGTGGCACGCATTGTTATACTTGACAATAAAATTCAAGTCCGGACCTAAATTTGATTAGCAAAACTTAAAATAtaggacatacatatacagtctATGTCAACAAGCTGATAATTTGGTTTTCAATGCGCTATGGGAAGTAGACCTAAAAACTGCAGCTAACATATTCGGCAAACTGCAAGGggattgtcaaaaattgcacgAGCCTTTGGTCACGCCAATGTTGCAGTGAGCAGTACGTGTATTTGGTTTGGCACCTCAGTCTgtgtatatatgtttatttagaATCTATTTAAGGCTTAAATATAATTCAATTGCCAATTGTAACAATGGTCACTACGGGTACCGGTACATATTTACACACTTTGTATTGACTAAAGCACCAATGAAGAGAGCTGTTTCAAAAGACTCCCATTCTAACAAATTTACTTCATTTATATCTACAGTACTGTGGCTTGGAAGCTTCAACAAATTCTGCTGCAAATTCTATTGATAACGCTGTCTTCATCTTATTTACTCATACTAACATACTTGAATATTTCCCTGACTCTGACATGACATCGTCATCGTTATGTACAGTTCCCAAAAAGATTGAAAACTTTCCCTCAGATTTCCTGCTTTTCTGTTTCTTCCTAATAGATTTATTCAGTATGTAACTGCTTAAAAGTTCTGCCACATTTCCTTTGGCCAATGGATGCTAACCATATTCACTAAACTCTACTCTGATTTACCACTGGGGCGCTCACTTTGAAGTGAGACGTTTGCATTTTGTGCACACATCTCTAGAAAAGTGCATTTCTATATTATAATATCGTTGCGTCATACAACTAAAACTGCCACTATGTAAAACCATGAACGGGTCATGAAAATGGCCTATGGCACAAGTTATAGAACTGAGAGTGTTATGTTATAGGGACATTATGTTACAGCCGTTTTGGTATGAACCTTCTTACTGATAAAAAGACGCAATGGTTAAACCTGAAACCACAACTCAtttaaaaagtattacatatgaataaaaagaaaattaccacgccaaattatatttttcatgatatatattcTGTTCAtcgtttttcaatataaaataccaatttaagatgaaaattaaaaccaatgatactttttgtttgTATTCTCCAACCAAAATAGCTTTCATGCATCTTTTTAAATAACAGCTTGACATCTGTACTACGGCTGTAAGACAGAACAATATGAACTCCTACACGTTCACGTGTGAGGTATTCTTTGACATCGGCTTCGGCCGAAACATGTCAAAATCCTGTCATCTTCTCTTTGCTGGAAGCAGCAGCTGGACATTCAATAGTTCAGCTGTCACACAGGATAGTATGAACTTTTAAGATTCAAAATTGAGACCTTCTTGATATTTAGCTTCGGCCGAAACATATCAAGACCCTGTCACCTTGACTTTGCTGGTAAAATCACTATAAGATACACCTCTATACTTGCCAAGAGAAGATGTCAGTAAGATAGAAAATATATGTTCATGACTTCAGATCATAGTCTGTTGAAATCAAAGAATGAAAACACGTGGAGAATTACCTTTATTTCCCCGGAATATATTTGTACCCTGGAACACGAAAAAGGCTTTGTTTGACAGaatggacatttttgaaaatcaattgaCGCCCCTCTGTGCTGTGTGAGAAAAACATGACACCTTTTGCAGTTTTGCACCCTATCTGGATTTTGCCAGTCGACACCCAGCATAACCTGGTATCAAGCTCCGCCGATGTTACTCTTGTCCTTTTTAAAGGGGATTAAGATATTTCGTTACCTAATGAGCATGAAAGGGAAAACGACCTCTTTAAAAACAGTAATGAGCCGACAAgtcataaaaattaattaagatTTTATCGTTTTATAGTTTGACTGCTAATGTCATTCGTCATAAATTTTCTTTTGCAGGATTCTATTAAGGTCTCATTACCCCGTTTTCCTTGTCGTACTTTCGATATCGAGTGATCGCTCTCAGGAAGCGATACTTGTCCTTTATAAGGTTACAAGAGCGGTTGCCATCTCTCGTAGTGTGACATTGCA
The DNA window shown above is from Ptychodera flava strain L36383 chromosome 5, AS_Pfla_20210202, whole genome shotgun sequence and carries:
- the LOC139133470 gene encoding heparan-sulfate 6-O-sulfotransferase 3-like, with protein sequence MKKSIRAFLFVSFYTLSVLVVYLMRDSGDCTSGQRTVEGVADTQQQQQQQENVAREKRKESSPPSPPMLNENDIRTKENVDCSALVAEIRSKSKEKKDVCHRLDKALRHCYNDSTVGREPLPNFYVFQNASDRSAYRQYRESNIAFVHLPKAGGTSVEKILSEITVRRKRIKKTPVWHCGNLYNAALSAKDKPTPIFFYSKRTYGIHDFVNPSRPFVYVTWFREPISRLVSTFHFLRKKRCFSVHSLCKKYILPSASLTQYLKRTENVAVQDMDNYYVRLLQFGDFPDVDDTFEDCCGAVTANDAHKIPRIEEKHYRVAKRNLEKIAFIGLMEDFKTSQDMVSTLFGLPVAKEETHANANPHSNVLTDYEQSELRRRNVWDLKLYEDAKRIYQLQKEAYLEMLNNRK